In Cryptomeria japonica chromosome 10, Sugi_1.0, whole genome shotgun sequence, a genomic segment contains:
- the LOC131044470 gene encoding probable F-box protein At4g22030 produces the protein MVVAKLRLVAAAAADQAEMHGFLAQQREGWNKLLLASLTNITLAALILQALPNNDCNNVVATLLYGFSTALMCGVNKIQPSQLAEEQRMAARLFRQLNTDIHTNLALPPHLRQDKCAESFLAKAYKAVLALDEAYPLPLFPGMLDKFPKIVRPTVWWPQHEQYHQTQNRRPHTDNNTTINGWSAELEEELRGISETLKTGDIAEYVGLSRKVLGANSILAIACPLLTGIAGALNLNGAMLCMSMVAGVLGVVNNTLSHAGQVGMVFEMYRNCAGFYHLLDSSISDTLSEADPEERENGEIFHWRLALQLGRDPHSPLADSASKFAGKLF, from the coding sequence ATGGTTGTGGCAAAGCTGCGTTTGGTGGCGGCAGCAGCGGCAGACCAGGCAGAAATGCACGGTTTCCTCGCACAGCAAAGAGAGGGATGGAACAAACTCCTCCTCGCTTCCCTCACCAACATCACGCTCGCCGCACTCATTCTCCAGGCTTTACCCAACAACGATTGTAATAACGTTGTCGCCACACTTTTGTATGGCTTCTCCACAGCTTTGATGTGCGGTGTAAACAAAATCCAGCCTTCTCAGTTAGCGGAGGAGCAGAGAATGGCGGCACGGCTCTTCCGTCAGCTCAACACTGACATCCACACAAACCTTGCTCTGCCTCCCCACCTTCGTCAGgacaaatgtgcagaatccttcCTCGCCAAGGCCTACAAAGCGGTGCTTGCATTGGATGAGGCTTATCCTCTGCCGCTCTTCCCCGGCATGCTCGACAAATTTCCCAAGATTGTACGACCGACAGTGTGGTGGCCTCAACATGAACAATATCATCAAACACAGAACCGACGTCCCCATACTGACAACAACACAACCATCAATGGATGGAGTGCAGAGCTAGAGGAAGAGTTGAGAGGTATTTCGGAGACGCTTAAAACTGGTGATATTGCAGAGTATGTGGGGCTCAGCCGCAAAGTACTGGGAGCGAACAGTATTCTTGCAATAGCCTGCCCGTTGCTCACTGGGATTGCAGGGGCACTGAATTTGAATGGCGCAATGTTATGTATGTCAATGGTGGCGGGCGTGTTGGGTGTTGTGAACAACACACTCAGCCATGCAGGTCAGGTCGGGATGGTTTTTGAGATGTACAGAAACTGCGCAGGATTCTACCATTTGCTGGACTCCTCCATCTCAGACACTCTGAGCGAGGCAGATCCAGAGGAGAGAGAAAACGGAGAGATATTCCATTGGAGATTGGCCTTGCAGCTGGGTCGCGATCCTCATTCTCCTCTTGCAGATTCTGCCTCCAAATTTGCCGGCAAGCTTTTCTGA